A portion of the Ptiloglossa arizonensis isolate GNS036 chromosome 11, iyPtiAriz1_principal, whole genome shotgun sequence genome contains these proteins:
- the LOC143152611 gene encoding tropomyosin — translation MNAIKKRLQTLKIEKDLAMDRADMCDQQAKEANRREEKLRDEVRELAKKLVQMERDLQLSKAQLEKSNRDLEQTEGVYIVTQSELAILNRKMQQCLQNLEKSEERRSTAQTKLAQAMETAEDAKRICKVLENRSKQDEERMDQLMAQLKEARLIAEDADTKSDEISRKLAFVEDELEAAEERVKSSEAKIMEREDELFIVGNILKSLEVSEEKANQRVEEFKSQLKELKSKLKTAEKRAIIAEKMVKVFSKELDAREDFLFREKEKYKYICDDMDSTFAELTGY, via the exons ATGAACGCGATCAAGAAACGCCTGCAGACCCTGAAGATCGAGAAAGATCTGGCGATGGACAGGGCCGATATGTGCGATCAACAAGCGAAAGAAGCGAATCGACGCGAAGAAAAGCTGAGGGACGAGGTCCGTGAATTGGCAAAGAAACTGGTACAGATGGAACGCGACTTGCAGCTGAGCAAAGCCCAGTTGGAGAAATCGAACAGAGACCTCGAGCAAACAGAGGGTGTCTACATCGTG ACTCAGTCGGAGTTGGCGATTTTGAACAGAAAGATGCAACAGTGCttgcagaatttagaaaagtcCGAGGAACGTCGTTCGACAGCGCAGACAAAATTGGCGCAGGCTATGGAAACCGCGGAGGACGCAAAACG TATTTGTAAGGTATTGGAGAACAGAAGTAAGCAAGACGAAGAGAGGATGGACCAATTGATGGCACAGCTGAAAGAAGCGAGGCTCATTGCCGAAGACGCTGACACAAAATCGGACGAGATCTCTCGAAAATTGGCCTTCGTGGAAGACGAATTGGAAGCCGCCGAGGAAAGAGTGAAATCGAGCGAGGC AAAGATTATGGAACGAGAGGACGAGTTGTTCATCGTTGGTAACATATTGAAATCGCTGGAAGTATCCGAAGAAAAG GCCAATCAAAGGGTGGAAGAATTTAAATCGCAATTGAAGGAGTTGAAATCGAAACTGAAAACCGCCGAAAAGAGAGCCATCATCGCGGAGAAGATGGTCAAAGTATTCTCGAAAGAGCTGGATGCAAGAGAAG ACTTTCTCTTCAGGGAAAAGGAGAAATACAAGTACATCTGCGACGACATGGACTCCACGTTCGCGGAACTCACCGGGTACTAG
- the LOC143152516 gene encoding uncharacterized protein LOC143152516: MSLIACRSACQTTICSDRCDSFTGGRPIRDQRLNRTNRARESSSSTRESWRTTPPRIPRNIKPKRTIRSFPRASHDQLLRHKELGMTAKFRNVCATLRRRWHRCTIRLFISDAILKTTCRDVKTRVSFLDTVYLIL, translated from the exons ATGAGTTTGATCGCGTGTAGGAGTGCGTGCCAAACGACAATTTGCTCAGACCGCTGCGACTCGTTTACCGGCGGGCGACCCATTCGAGACCAAAGACTTAATCGTACGAACAGAGCACGGGAGAGTTCTTCGAGCACCAGGGAATCGTGGAGAACGACGCCGCCTCGGATTCCAAGGAATATCAAACCGAAACGGACGATCCGATCTTTTCCTCGAGCATCGCACGATCAGTTACTTCGTCACAAAGAACTTGGCA TGACAGCTAAGTTCCGGAACGTGTGCGCGACACTGCGAAGACGATGGCATAG GTGTACAATACGCTTGTTCATATCCGACGCCATTTTAAAAACTACGTGCAGGGATGTCAAGACTCGCGTAAGCTTCTTGGATactgtatatttaattttgtag